TTGCCAATCACCCAGCCCTGTTCACCTTGTCCAAAAAAACGGGAACTGTCTCCTCCCATAATGGCCTTGGCATCTTTCACCAATTTACCCAATTTTTGAGGATGGGGATAACGCACAATCCGTGCACCATCTTCGAGTTTGGCTACGCTGGATGCACCCGGAGACAAAAATGGATCTTCAAGTTTGCGCGGAGCAACCACAGGAGGAGGCTCTTTGCGGACAGGGCCAGCCTGCCCACTGACCTGCACGCTGTCCGTGCTTTCCAAAGACGAACGGGAAGGAGATGTGCCAGGCGGAGGCACAGGTTTACCTAAGTTCGGCAAACGGCCAGTCTGCCCCGTGCGCTGAGGAGGACGTCCAGGCTGGGGAGGGGGGCCTTGCCGGGGAAAAGGCGGTTTATTCGGTGGATTCTGATTATTATCCATAAATTCCGCTTAAAGAGCTGCCATGGCTTCGTCTTCTGTATCATAAATCTCGGCGTATTGCGTAAGTCCCATAATATTGAAGGTTTTGGCTATCGTTTTGGTAAGAAAGCAAAAACAAATCCGACCATCCACATCCACGATTTTTTCAATCACTTCAATCAGGATTGAAATCCCAATACTATTGACCACGTTTGACTTTTCAAAATTCAAGATCAGTCTTTTAATCCCTTTTTCAATCAGGGCGTCTGCTGCTTCACCAATTTTTTCTCCTCCAAGATTATTTACATAACCTTCTGTACGGAGAATCGCGTATGTATCACGCTCTTCGACAATTAATTGAAATGTGTCTGACAAGTTGGCCTCCGAAAGTTCTACCTAGTTCCTGTTTTTGGACATCACCAAGGTGGTGCCATGCTCGTTGGATTCGATATAGACAGTATCCATCAGTTTTTCAATCAGCATGAGTCCCCAGCCCCGTTTATAGGAGGCGTGCAATTTACTTGCTATTTCTGGTTTTTCAATTTGCTGAATATCAAAACCCTTGCCGTGATCCTGAATAATAACAGTCAGATTGTCTTCGCCGATCAAAAACTTGATCCGAACTTTACCATCCCGACTCTGACTGTGCTCAAAAGCGTTAATAATGGCTTCAATCAGCGCCATTTTCACTTCATCGATCCGATCTGGATCAAACTTCATATACTCAGCAACAGAGGTTGCAGTATGGGTTGCAGTAATTTCCATATCAGGCATGACAGGAATCGTCAGCTCAATTTCTTTAATTGCAGCTGGACTCTTGTCACCTTCACGCATCGTGTGATCGGACATGCCATTATTTGCTTGCTTATGCATAGAAACATTATACACTGGACTTGTATAAGCTCCGAAACTCATAGCTCAGCTTTTAGCAAAAAGCTGAGCACTCTCAGGTATAATAAGGTCTTCCT
The bacterium (Candidatus Blackallbacteria) CG13_big_fil_rev_8_21_14_2_50_49_14 DNA segment above includes these coding regions:
- a CDS encoding anti-anti-sigma factor gives rise to the protein MSDTFQLIVEERDTYAILRTEGYVNNLGGEKIGEAADALIEKGIKRLILNFEKSNVVNSIGISILIEVIEKIVDVDGRICFCFLTKTIAKTFNIMGLTQYAEIYDTEDEAMAAL
- a CDS encoding ATP-binding protein translates to MREGDKSPAAIKEIELTIPVMPDMEITATHTATSVAEYMKFDPDRIDEVKMALIEAIINAFEHSQSRDGKVRIKFLIGEDNLTVIIQDHGKGFDIQQIEKPEIASKLHASYKRGWGLMLIEKLMDTVYIESNEHGTTLVMSKNRN